In Colletotrichum lupini chromosome 6, complete sequence, a single window of DNA contains:
- a CDS encoding acyl-CoA dehydrogenase domain-containing protein, with product MTNFNHERIGIIIQCLRFSRVCYEESVKYANKRRTFGKKLYEHPVIRLKLAHMARQIEASYAWLENLIFQCQKMGETEAMLKLGGAIAGLKAQSTVTFEFCAREASQIFGGLSYSRGGQGGKVERLYRDVRAYAIPGGSEEIMLDLSIRQSMRVHKALGQRSSQT from the exons ATGACCAACTTCAACCACGAGCGTATCGGTATCATCATCCAGTGCCTGCGCTTCTCTCGCGTGTGCTACGAGGAGTCCGTCAAGTACGCCAACAAGCGTCGTACGTTTGGCAAGAAGCTCTACGAGCATCCCGTCATTCGTCTCAAGCTTGCGCATATGGCCCGCCAGATTGAAGCCTCGTACGCATGGCTCGAGAACCTCATCTTCCAGTGCCAGAAGATGGGTGAGACCGAGGCCATGCTCAAGCTTGGTGGTGCCATTGCCGGCCTCAAGGCCCAGAGCACCGTCACCTTTGAGTTCTGTGCTCGTGAGGCGTCACAGATCTTTGGTGGTCTGTCGTACTCTCGCGGTGGCCAGGGCGGCAAGGTTGAGAGACTATACCGCGACGTCCGCGCATACGCCATTCCCGGTGGTAGTGAGGAGATTATGCTCGACCTGAGCATCCGGCAGAGCATGCGTGTGCACAAGGCACTTG GACAGCGTTCAAGCCAGACGTAG